Proteins co-encoded in one Jeotgalibacillus malaysiensis genomic window:
- a CDS encoding argininosuccinate synthase: MTQNKKVVLAYSGGLDTSVAIQWLKDQGYAVVACCLDVGEGKDLDFVKEKALTVGAVDSYVIDAKEEFAQDFALIALQAHTMYEGKYPLVSALSRPLIAKKLVEVAEKAGATAVAHGCTGKGNDQVRFEVAINGLNPELEVLAPVREWGWSREEEIDYAKKHNIPIPINLDSPYSIDQNLWGRSNECGILEDPWAAPPEGAYDLTASLETTPNSPETIEITFEKGVPVALNGQGMKLSDMILKLNDIAGKHGVGRIDHVENRLVGIKSREVYECPGAVTLMKAHKELEDLTLVKEMAHFKPVIEKKLTEMIYEGLWFSPLTDALKSFLEETQQYVNGVARVKLFKGHAIVEGRTSPNSLYNEKLATYTSDDEFDHGAAVGFIKLWGLPTKVHSMVQKESKGVTTS; the protein is encoded by the coding sequence ATGACACAAAATAAAAAGGTAGTTTTAGCATATTCAGGCGGACTTGATACATCAGTGGCGATTCAATGGTTAAAGGATCAGGGATACGCAGTTGTAGCTTGCTGCTTAGACGTTGGCGAAGGGAAAGACCTTGATTTTGTGAAAGAGAAAGCACTGACAGTTGGTGCTGTTGACAGCTACGTGATTGATGCAAAAGAAGAGTTCGCGCAGGACTTTGCGCTAATCGCACTTCAGGCACATACAATGTATGAAGGGAAATATCCACTGGTTTCAGCATTATCAAGACCACTGATTGCGAAGAAGCTGGTTGAAGTAGCTGAAAAAGCAGGAGCTACAGCAGTAGCACACGGCTGTACTGGTAAAGGGAATGATCAGGTACGTTTTGAAGTAGCGATCAATGGACTAAATCCTGAACTTGAAGTACTGGCGCCTGTACGTGAGTGGGGCTGGTCAAGAGAAGAAGAAATTGACTACGCGAAAAAGCATAACATTCCGATCCCAATCAATCTTGATAGCCCGTACTCAATTGACCAGAACCTTTGGGGAAGAAGTAATGAGTGCGGCATTCTTGAAGATCCATGGGCTGCACCACCGGAGGGTGCATATGACCTGACTGCATCACTTGAAACAACACCAAACTCACCGGAAACAATTGAAATCACATTTGAAAAAGGTGTACCTGTTGCATTGAATGGTCAGGGAATGAAGCTTTCAGATATGATTTTGAAGCTAAATGACATTGCCGGAAAACACGGTGTCGGAAGAATCGATCATGTTGAAAACCGTCTTGTTGGAATTAAATCAAGAGAAGTATATGAGTGCCCGGGTGCAGTGACACTGATGAAAGCGCACAAGGAACTTGAAGACCTGACACTTGTAAAAGAGATGGCTCACTTTAAGCCGGTGATTGAGAAAAAACTGACTGAGATGATCTATGAAGGTCTCTGGTTCTCACCGCTGACTGATGCACTGAAATCATTCCTTGAAGAAACACAGCAGTATGTAAATGGTGTAGCAAGAGTGAAGCTGTTCAAGGGACATGCAATTGTTGAAGGAAGAACTTCACCAAATTCACTTTATAACGAAAAGCTTGCAACTTATACTTCTGATGATGAATTTGACCACGGTGCAGCAGTAGGCTTCATCAAGCTATGGGGTCTTCCAACAAAAGTTCATTCAATGGTTCAGAAGGAATCAAAAGGTGTGACGACTTCATGA
- a CDS encoding acetate kinase has translation MTKVIAINAGSSSLKFQLFEMPEEEVITKGLIERIGLDNSVFTISVDGEKQKEVTDIPNHEVAVKLLLDKLTSAGIINSLDEINGVGHRVVHGGEVFSDSVVITDDAIAKFEELSELAPLHNPANITGIKAFQNVLPNVPAVAVFDTAFHQTMPESSFLYSLPYDYYKDFGIRKYGFHGTSHKYVSQRASEMLGRPLEQLRLISCHLGNGASIAAIEGGNSIDTSMGFTPLAGVTMGTRSGNIDPALIPFIMEKTNLTAEGVLNVLNKQSGMLGVSGFSSDLRDIEVQSAEGNERARLALDVFSNRIHKYIGSYAARMNGVDAIIFTAGIGENSDVIRAEVLKGLEFMGVYWDPALNKTRGEEAFINYPHSPVKVIVIPTDEEVMIARDVTRLT, from the coding sequence ATGACTAAAGTCATTGCAATTAACGCAGGAAGCTCTTCACTGAAATTTCAGCTTTTCGAAATGCCGGAAGAGGAAGTCATTACAAAAGGTCTAATCGAACGAATCGGGTTAGACAATAGTGTATTCACGATCTCTGTTGATGGGGAGAAGCAAAAAGAAGTGACGGATATTCCAAACCATGAAGTAGCAGTTAAGCTGCTTCTTGATAAGCTAACTTCTGCAGGCATTATCAATTCACTTGATGAGATCAACGGTGTAGGTCACCGTGTCGTTCACGGCGGAGAAGTATTCAGCGATTCAGTTGTCATCACAGATGATGCAATTGCTAAGTTTGAAGAACTGTCTGAACTTGCACCACTGCATAACCCGGCTAACATTACGGGTATCAAGGCATTCCAGAACGTATTACCGAATGTACCTGCAGTAGCAGTTTTTGACACAGCGTTCCATCAGACAATGCCTGAAAGTTCATTCTTATACAGTCTTCCATATGATTACTACAAAGACTTCGGGATCCGTAAGTATGGTTTCCACGGTACATCACACAAGTATGTATCTCAGCGTGCATCAGAAATGCTCGGCCGTCCGCTTGAACAGCTTCGTCTGATCTCATGTCACCTAGGGAACGGCGCAAGTATTGCTGCGATTGAAGGCGGTAATTCTATTGATACTTCAATGGGCTTCACACCGCTTGCAGGCGTAACAATGGGCACGCGAAGCGGTAACATTGACCCTGCACTGATTCCATTTATCATGGAAAAAACAAATCTGACAGCTGAAGGCGTTCTGAACGTACTAAATAAGCAGTCAGGTATGCTTGGTGTATCAGGTTTCTCAAGTGACCTTCGTGATATTGAAGTTCAATCAGCAGAAGGTAATGAGCGTGCACGTCTTGCGCTTGATGTATTCTCAAACCGCATTCACAAATATATCGGTTCATATGCAGCACGCATGAACGGTGTTGACGCAATTATTTTTACAGCAGGTATCGGTGAAAATAGTGATGTGATCCGCGCTGAAGTATTAAAAGGCCTGGAATTCATGGGCGTATACTGGGACCCTGCACTTAATAAAACACGCGGTGAGGAAGCATTTATTAACTACCCTCACTCACCGGTTAAAGTAATCGTCATTCCGACTGATGAAGAAGTGATGATCGCACGTGACGTTACGCGCTTAACTTAA
- a CDS encoding lipid hydroperoxide peroxidase: MASITFKNNPVTLLGDEVKVGDQAPEFTVLKNDLSPFHLKDSAEKVKIISVVPSLDTGVCDAQTRKFNEEASKLNNAEVLTISVDLPFAQKRWCGDSGLEEVITLSDHRDLSFGKAYGVAIEEMRLLARAVFVIDTNDKVTYVEYVSEATNHPDYDAAINAAKKAE, translated from the coding sequence ATGGCTTCTATTACATTCAAAAATAATCCGGTGACACTGCTTGGCGATGAAGTGAAAGTTGGAGATCAGGCACCTGAATTTACAGTGCTTAAAAACGATCTTTCACCTTTTCATCTGAAAGACTCTGCAGAAAAAGTAAAAATTATCAGTGTTGTACCATCACTTGATACAGGCGTATGTGACGCGCAGACACGTAAGTTTAATGAAGAAGCGTCAAAGCTTAATAACGCAGAGGTTTTAACCATTTCTGTTGATCTTCCATTTGCACAGAAACGCTGGTGCGGGGACAGTGGTCTTGAAGAAGTGATTACACTATCTGACCACCGTGACCTGTCATTCGGTAAGGCGTACGGTGTAGCAATTGAAGAAATGCGTCTTCTTGCACGTGCTGTGTTTGTTATTGATACAAACGATAAAGTTACTTACGTTGAATATGTATCAGAAGCAACAAATCACCCGGACTACGACGCAGCGATTAATGCAGCGAAAAAAGCAGAGTAA
- a CDS encoding spore protein, which translates to MEHLIEGVMTTAMEQLKEMVDVNTIIGDPVETADGSTIMTVSRVRFGYAAGGSDYQTSYEAAPELPFGGGSGGGVSITPVAFLIVGKDGIRLHHMNEGAHLLEKLMDMAPDAVSRISDVFRQEESY; encoded by the coding sequence TTGGAGCATCTAATTGAAGGTGTAATGACAACGGCAATGGAGCAGCTTAAGGAAATGGTAGATGTCAATACAATTATCGGGGACCCGGTGGAAACGGCTGATGGCAGTACGATCATGACAGTATCACGCGTCCGCTTCGGTTACGCGGCGGGAGGCAGTGATTATCAGACTTCATACGAAGCAGCCCCTGAGCTTCCTTTTGGCGGCGGGAGTGGCGGAGGTGTATCAATTACACCTGTTGCATTTTTAATCGTAGGAAAAGATGGCATCAGGCTTCATCATATGAATGAAGGTGCACACCTGCTTGAGAAGTTGATGGATATGGCCCCTGATGCAGTCAGCAGAATTTCAGATGTCTTTCGCCAGGAAGAATCATATTAG
- a CDS encoding signal peptide protein yields the protein MNTKRWIAIGIAGVLFIVSAGINFATAALSTNFDEMFSSFETTSGLSEEVIETGSTTDRIAVIDLNGTIQDTGETGGLLGAAGYNHTHFMNQLNQVKDDGTIKGVVLSVNTPGGGVVESAQIHDKILEIQEAGKTVYVSMGAQATSGGYYVAAPADKIYASRETMTGSLGVILQSINFGELADNYGVEFVTVTSGEFKDMLNPAEEVREEDLEIVRSILNDSYDGFVDVIANGRDLPEDRVREIADGRIYNGVQALELDLIDEFGYEEDVISAIKTDLELENASVIHYGMPNDLSSLLSLQVQKTFGGLEGQILSEVISHTGGPRPMYLYAD from the coding sequence ATGAATACAAAAAGGTGGATTGCAATCGGCATTGCGGGCGTTTTGTTTATCGTATCAGCCGGTATTAACTTTGCAACTGCAGCACTCTCAACTAATTTTGATGAGATGTTTTCTTCTTTTGAAACAACATCAGGTTTGTCTGAAGAAGTGATCGAAACAGGCAGTACAACAGACAGAATTGCTGTCATTGATTTGAATGGTACGATTCAGGACACGGGTGAAACAGGTGGCTTGCTTGGCGCAGCCGGCTATAATCACACTCACTTCATGAACCAGCTGAATCAGGTAAAAGATGATGGCACCATTAAGGGCGTCGTGCTCAGTGTAAATACACCTGGTGGCGGCGTTGTGGAAAGCGCCCAGATCCACGATAAAATTCTTGAAATTCAGGAAGCTGGTAAGACTGTGTATGTATCAATGGGTGCCCAGGCAACTTCAGGCGGCTACTACGTGGCAGCTCCTGCTGATAAAATTTACGCAAGCAGAGAAACGATGACAGGTTCACTTGGCGTTATTCTGCAAAGCATCAACTTTGGTGAGCTTGCTGATAATTACGGTGTGGAATTTGTGACAGTTACTTCCGGAGAGTTCAAGGATATGCTGAATCCGGCTGAGGAAGTGCGTGAAGAGGATTTAGAAATCGTACGCAGTATTTTAAACGACTCTTATGACGGGTTTGTAGATGTTATCGCAAATGGACGTGATCTTCCTGAAGACCGCGTCAGAGAAATTGCTGATGGCCGTATTTACAATGGTGTTCAGGCACTTGAGCTTGATTTAATTGATGAGTTTGGTTATGAGGAAGATGTGATCAGTGCAATCAAAACTGACCTTGAACTTGAAAATGCATCTGTTATTCATTACGGGATGCCGAATGATTTAAGCTCACTGCTGTCACTTCAGGTGCAAAAAACGTTTGGCGGTCTTGAAGGTCAGATTCTGTCAGAAGTCATAAGTCATACAGGCGGCCCACGCCCGATGTACTTATATGCTGATTAA
- a CDS encoding inorganic polyphosphate/ATP-NAD kinase yields MTERRNIYFYARKTEQAKEHLRMLEELAERYQFNVVQDFKKANIIVSLGGDGAFLQAVRKTGFRQDCLYAGVSDSGKKSLYCDFHVDDVSSMIDAMTQDQIEVRKYPTIEVTVDDETSFLCLNEFSIRSGIIKTFVMDVHIDDLHFETFRGDGMIISTPTGSSAYNKSVGGAVVDPMLPCMQVSELASVNSNRFRTLGSSFILSGQRKLRLTVTQDGNDYPVMGLDNEALGISHVHHVDLELSENIVKTVKLKDNSFWEKVKRTFL; encoded by the coding sequence ATGACTGAAAGAAGAAATATTTATTTTTATGCACGTAAAACTGAACAGGCAAAGGAACATTTGCGTATGCTTGAAGAGCTTGCAGAGCGCTATCAGTTCAATGTCGTTCAGGATTTTAAAAAAGCAAATATCATTGTCAGCCTCGGTGGTGACGGTGCATTTCTTCAGGCTGTCAGAAAAACCGGATTCAGACAGGATTGCCTGTATGCCGGCGTCTCAGACTCAGGTAAGAAAAGCCTGTACTGCGACTTCCATGTAGATGATGTATCTTCAATGATTGACGCAATGACGCAGGACCAGATTGAAGTAAGAAAATACCCGACAATCGAGGTCACTGTTGATGATGAGACAAGCTTCCTTTGTCTGAATGAATTCAGCATCCGTTCGGGAATCATTAAAACCTTCGTTATGGATGTACATATCGACGACCTTCACTTCGAAACATTCCGCGGTGACGGCATGATTATCTCAACACCAACAGGCAGCTCAGCTTATAATAAATCCGTTGGCGGAGCAGTCGTGGATCCAATGCTTCCATGTATGCAGGTGAGTGAGCTTGCTTCAGTGAACAGCAACCGTTTCCGTACGCTCGGTTCTTCATTTATCCTGAGTGGCCAGCGCAAACTTCGCCTGACTGTCACGCAGGACGGCAATGACTATCCGGTGATGGGACTTGATAACGAAGCACTGGGAATCAGCCACGTTCATCACGTAGACCTTGAACTGAGCGAAAATATCGTGAAAACTGTTAAATTGAAAGATAATTCCTTCTGGGAAAAAGTAAAAAGAACATTTCTTTAA
- a CDS encoding transporter, producing MVGFLQYIAPTLTLILGVFLYGEPFSVIDLISFIFIWLSLTVFTYSRMRMARKVRLK from the coding sequence ATGGTCGGGTTTTTACAATATATCGCACCGACTCTCACACTGATTCTCGGTGTGTTTCTATACGGGGAACCGTTCAGTGTGATTGATCTGATTTCATTTATTTTTATATGGCTCAGCCTTACTGTTTTTACATACTCAAGAATGAGAATGGCGAGAAAGGTCAGGCTAAAATAA
- a CDS encoding transporter: MINQLMVSALSRSHQHFYGKERGGEMENEERLGIIYTALAYTLWGLLPVYWKLVQHVPADEILANRVFWSFWFMLILLIAMRQFGQFKKEALSLFRRPKLFAALVAASVLISINWFVYIWAVNSEQMVEASLGYYINPLVSVLLGVFVLKEVLSKAQVLSFILALVGVLILTISYGSFPWIAFALAFSFGFYGLVKKMLRVNAAIGLTLETLTIMPIALIYLGYLQGTGSLSLFHVSLTTDILLVGRVLLPRSRFYYLQMEHSGFHSLWSGFYNISHRLSH; encoded by the coding sequence ATGATTAATCAGCTGATGGTTTCTGCCTTATCCAGAAGTCATCAGCATTTCTATGGGAAAGAACGGGGCGGTGAAATGGAAAACGAAGAAAGATTGGGTATTATTTATACTGCCCTGGCCTATACACTTTGGGGACTGCTCCCGGTATACTGGAAGCTTGTTCAGCATGTGCCGGCAGATGAGATTTTGGCGAACAGAGTATTCTGGTCGTTCTGGTTTATGCTCATCTTACTGATCGCTATGCGGCAATTTGGTCAATTTAAAAAAGAAGCATTGTCTCTTTTCAGAAGACCTAAACTTTTTGCGGCGCTGGTTGCAGCTTCAGTACTGATCAGTATTAATTGGTTTGTTTATATTTGGGCAGTTAATTCTGAACAAATGGTAGAAGCGAGTCTTGGATACTATATAAATCCGCTCGTTTCTGTATTGCTCGGGGTTTTTGTACTAAAGGAAGTATTATCAAAAGCGCAGGTTTTATCTTTTATACTCGCATTGGTCGGCGTATTAATTTTAACGATTTCTTATGGAAGCTTTCCGTGGATTGCATTTGCACTTGCTTTTTCGTTTGGTTTTTACGGGCTGGTGAAGAAGATGCTTCGCGTGAACGCAGCGATTGGGCTGACACTTGAGACACTGACGATTATGCCGATTGCACTAATTTATCTTGGCTATTTGCAGGGAACAGGCAGCCTGTCATTATTTCATGTATCACTCACAACAGATATTTTGTTAGTGGGGCGGGTGCTGCTACCGCGATCTCGCTTTTATTATTTGCAAATGGAGCACAGCGGATTCCACTCTTTATGGTCGGGTTTTTACAATATATCGCACCGACTCTCACACTGA
- a CDS encoding amidohydrolase: MLQLFKNGTIYTMEEEGSTVEAVLTSNGKIKAVGTEDECLSSAGNEEVTTVDLKGKTMFPGFVDSHLHIVGVGETLLRLDLSEMKSKQEVIDAVAKKAAELPKGEWIQGDGWNENQWEDASVPTAEELDAVAPDHPVILKRICRHAVVVNSFALFLARIDDKTPDPEGGVIEKFEGKLTGQLKDTAQDLMIPALPPIEDEYIQKSLKTALEHAWSLGLTGGHTEDLSYYGDFTRTYRAFQKVIEEDGRPFRAHLLVHHHVIEDWHRQGHSFLSGSRYVEFGAMKIFADGALGGRTALLKNGYADMPGEKGVAIHSPEKLKQLVWKARQYDMAVAVHTIGDQAFEYMLDAIEAYPSNGERDRLIHAQILDEELIQRAEKLPIVLDIQPRFVPSDFPWVQDRIGKDRMQWNYAWKTLMDRGIACAGGSDAPIEPVDPLLGIHAAVTRTKPDDPDKTVYGESEKLSMYEGISLFTKCSAYACHHEHDRGVIKPGFAADFTVLEADPFKKDPDELLTMKVERTIVDGKTVYTRS, translated from the coding sequence ATGCTGCAGCTATTTAAAAATGGAACAATCTATACAATGGAAGAAGAAGGTTCGACTGTAGAAGCTGTTTTGACTAGTAACGGCAAGATTAAAGCAGTTGGAACTGAGGATGAATGTTTATCATCTGCAGGCAATGAAGAGGTTACAACGGTTGATCTCAAAGGCAAAACCATGTTCCCTGGTTTTGTAGATAGCCACTTACATATTGTCGGAGTAGGGGAGACGCTGCTTAGACTGGATTTATCTGAAATGAAATCAAAGCAGGAAGTAATCGATGCAGTTGCGAAAAAAGCGGCTGAATTGCCTAAGGGTGAATGGATTCAGGGTGACGGCTGGAACGAGAATCAGTGGGAAGATGCGTCAGTACCGACTGCTGAAGAGCTGGATGCTGTAGCACCTGATCATCCTGTCATTCTAAAAAGAATTTGCAGACACGCTGTCGTTGTAAATTCATTTGCGCTTTTTCTCGCAAGAATTGATGACAAGACACCTGATCCTGAAGGAGGGGTTATTGAGAAATTTGAAGGGAAACTTACAGGACAGCTGAAGGATACGGCTCAGGACTTAATGATTCCGGCACTGCCGCCAATTGAGGATGAATATATCCAGAAATCTTTAAAAACGGCGCTTGAGCATGCGTGGTCTCTTGGATTAACCGGGGGACACACTGAAGACCTGAGCTATTATGGTGATTTTACAAGAACCTACCGTGCTTTTCAAAAGGTGATTGAAGAAGACGGCCGTCCGTTCAGGGCCCACCTGCTTGTGCATCATCATGTAATTGAAGACTGGCACAGACAGGGGCACTCATTTTTATCAGGGTCACGCTATGTTGAATTTGGTGCGATGAAAATATTTGCTGATGGTGCACTCGGTGGCCGGACTGCACTGCTTAAAAATGGCTATGCTGATATGCCGGGTGAAAAAGGGGTAGCAATCCATTCGCCTGAAAAATTAAAGCAGCTCGTATGGAAAGCAAGACAATATGATATGGCTGTGGCTGTGCATACAATTGGTGATCAGGCATTTGAATATATGCTGGATGCGATCGAAGCTTATCCATCAAACGGAGAGCGGGATAGACTGATTCACGCTCAAATTCTGGATGAAGAGCTGATTCAGCGTGCTGAGAAACTTCCGATTGTTCTTGATATTCAGCCAAGGTTTGTGCCATCTGATTTCCCATGGGTGCAGGACCGTATTGGAAAAGACCGTATGCAATGGAATTACGCTTGGAAAACGCTCATGGACAGAGGGATTGCCTGTGCCGGTGGATCAGATGCACCGATTGAACCGGTGGATCCGCTGCTTGGTATTCATGCTGCTGTAACAAGAACAAAGCCGGATGACCCGGATAAAACAGTGTATGGTGAGAGTGAAAAGTTGAGTATGTATGAAGGGATTTCATTATTTACTAAATGCAGTGCCTATGCATGTCACCATGAACATGACCGGGGTGTGATCAAGCCTGGATTTGCAGCAGACTTTACGGTGCTTGAAGCAGATCCATTTAAAAAAGATCCGGATGAACTGCTCACAATGAAAGTTGAGCGGACGATTGTTGATGGGAAAACGGTTTATACACGAAGCTAA
- a CDS encoding acid-soluble spore protein has translation MANRSSNQLVVPGVEQALDQMKYEIATEFGVQLGADSTARANGSVGGEITKRLVQMAEQQLSGYQK, from the coding sequence ATGGCAAACAGAAGCTCAAATCAGCTTGTTGTTCCAGGTGTAGAACAAGCTCTTGATCAGATGAAATACGAAATTGCTACTGAATTCGGCGTACAGCTTGGAGCTGATTCTACAGCACGCGCAAACGGTTCAGTAGGTGGAGAAATCACTAAGCGTCTAGTTCAGATGGCTGAACAACAGCTTAGCGGATACCAGAAATAA
- a CDS encoding thiamine biosynthesis protein ThiI, with protein sequence MQIDRILIRYGEISTKGRNRNKFIKRLQQNITDACADLSSFHIESGRDRMHLELNEPKEADQVMDRLKLIFGIQSFSPVVKSDRALDEVKQHAAELVKSIAKEGTLFKVKARRADKNYPLDTTELNYEIGSHVLRQVPGLKVEMRKPEVELTVEVRSEAVYLSAETIQGAGGMPIGSGNKAVLMLSGGLDSPVAGYQMMKRGVELEAVHFFSPPFTSEKSKEKVKQLASELAGFSGSVKLHIVPFTNIQQTIHQQVPENYTMTSTRRMMLRIADELKNKTGAKAIVTGESLGQVASQTLESMEAINAVTNTPVLRPLIASDKTDIIDIAKEIGTYETSILPYEDCCTIFTPAAPKTRPKTEKVAFYESFIDFEEMIRESVEKTETITLKPGYRTDDIEELDLF encoded by the coding sequence ATGCAAATCGATAGAATATTAATCCGCTACGGCGAGATCTCCACTAAAGGAAGAAACCGGAACAAATTTATTAAACGGCTTCAGCAGAACATTACAGATGCCTGTGCTGATCTCAGTTCATTTCATATTGAATCAGGCAGAGACAGAATGCACCTTGAACTGAATGAACCGAAAGAAGCTGATCAGGTAATGGATAGACTTAAGCTGATCTTTGGCATCCAGTCATTCAGCCCTGTTGTAAAGTCCGACAGAGCGCTTGATGAAGTGAAGCAACACGCAGCTGAGCTGGTGAAGTCAATTGCAAAAGAGGGTACATTATTTAAAGTAAAAGCAAGACGTGCCGATAAAAATTATCCGCTCGATACGACCGAATTAAATTATGAAATCGGCTCACACGTGCTAAGACAGGTGCCAGGGTTAAAAGTCGAAATGAGAAAACCTGAAGTTGAACTGACAGTTGAAGTACGAAGCGAAGCTGTATATCTGTCAGCTGAGACAATCCAGGGAGCAGGCGGCATGCCGATCGGATCAGGAAATAAAGCAGTACTGATGCTCTCAGGCGGACTTGATAGCCCGGTTGCAGGTTATCAGATGATGAAAAGAGGCGTGGAACTAGAAGCCGTTCACTTCTTCAGTCCGCCATTTACAAGCGAAAAATCAAAAGAAAAAGTAAAGCAGCTGGCTTCTGAACTTGCAGGATTTTCAGGATCAGTAAAGCTTCATATCGTTCCTTTTACAAACATTCAGCAGACGATTCATCAGCAGGTGCCTGAAAATTATACAATGACATCAACCAGAAGAATGATGCTACGTATCGCAGATGAACTTAAAAATAAAACCGGTGCAAAGGCGATCGTAACAGGTGAAAGCTTAGGGCAGGTAGCCAGTCAGACGTTAGAAAGCATGGAAGCCATCAACGCGGTGACAAATACACCAGTACTGCGTCCGCTCATCGCATCAGATAAAACGGACATTATTGATATTGCAAAAGAAATCGGCACTTATGAAACGTCGATTCTGCCTTATGAAGACTGCTGTACAATCTTTACTCCTGCAGCGCCAAAGACAAGACCAAAAACAGAAAAAGTTGCTTTTTATGAAAGCTTTATCGATTTTGAAGAAATGATCCGTGAATCAGTAGAGAAGACTGAAACGATTACGCTGAAGCCCGGATATCGAACAGATGATATTGAGGAACTGGACTTATTTTAA
- a CDS encoding cysteine desulfurase, with product MLSVKEINERVISMIYLDNSATTKPHPYVVSSYIKVNEQFYGNPSSIHTFGEKASSLFQKAKQQCKELSGMSDSSIIFTSGGTESNNLAIKGTAYSLQHKGKHLITTAIEHPSVLEVFKGLEEEGFEVTYLSVGQSGEISLDDLKAALRKDTILVSIMYVNNEIGSVQPITEAGHIIKSLSNARFHSDAVQAYGKLTTDFNTLDLVTLSAHKFNGLKGSGLLAVRKDLKLTPEIRGGGQQDGIRSGTVNTAGAVSLAKAMRLASEHQPKAYETLLDCQRLLREFFYNREEVKMISTENAAPHILSVTVPKLTGEVVVHALAKKDVFITTSSACSSKTNKKSHVLTACGLSDRDIRGAVRISLGTDQTLNEIKQFIRIWQEVIPPLLKGV from the coding sequence ATGCTAAGCGTTAAAGAAATAAATGAAAGAGTGATCAGTATGATTTATCTGGATAACAGTGCAACGACAAAACCACACCCGTACGTAGTTTCTTCATATATAAAGGTAAACGAGCAGTTTTATGGTAATCCTTCTTCCATTCATACATTTGGCGAAAAAGCTTCTTCACTTTTCCAAAAAGCCAAGCAGCAGTGCAAGGAGCTCTCAGGTATGTCTGACAGCAGCATCATTTTTACATCAGGCGGAACAGAATCAAACAACCTGGCGATCAAAGGGACTGCTTATTCACTACAGCATAAAGGAAAGCATCTGATCACAACTGCGATCGAGCATCCATCTGTGCTGGAAGTGTTCAAAGGTCTTGAAGAAGAAGGGTTTGAGGTAACGTATCTCTCTGTTGGACAAAGTGGTGAAATATCTTTAGACGATCTGAAGGCAGCGCTTAGAAAAGATACAATCCTTGTTTCAATCATGTATGTGAACAATGAGATCGGCAGCGTCCAGCCAATCACTGAAGCCGGACATATCATTAAATCACTTTCAAATGCCCGCTTTCATTCAGATGCAGTACAGGCTTATGGAAAGCTGACCACCGATTTTAACACGCTTGATCTGGTAACGCTATCAGCTCATAAATTTAACGGGCTGAAGGGATCCGGTTTATTAGCGGTTAGAAAGGATCTTAAGCTTACTCCGGAAATCAGGGGAGGCGGGCAGCAGGATGGCATTAGAAGCGGTACAGTTAACACGGCCGGAGCAGTATCTCTTGCAAAAGCAATGCGCCTCGCGTCTGAACATCAGCCAAAAGCGTATGAAACATTACTTGACTGTCAGCGGCTGCTGAGAGAATTCTTCTACAATAGAGAAGAAGTAAAAATGATTTCCACAGAAAATGCTGCACCTCATATCCTGTCTGTTACTGTGCCAAAACTGACAGGAGAAGTGGTTGTGCATGCTTTAGCCAAAAAGGATGTATTTATAACAACCTCAAGTGCCTGCTCGTCAAAAACAAATAAGAAAAGTCACGTGCTGACTGCATGCGGCCTAAGTGACCGTGATATTAGAGGAGCGGTTAGAATCAGCCTCGGAACAGATCAGACGTTAAATGAGATAAAACAATTCATCAGGATCTGGCAGGAAGTGATTCCGCCTTTACTGAAAGGAGTATGA